Proteins from one bacterium genomic window:
- a CDS encoding glycosyltransferase family 39 protein has product MKFLKNNHRSAVITIAATAIVFRICLSTWYDVDYLPSDGIVYHNLAVNIVSGNGYSKSTEPPFEPYFFREPAYPFFVAGIYGIYAQFGNLTYLQDNREDIKNHPEILWVKIIQSLISSVTCIWFYGTLILILKPRIAFLISMAGALYVPLAIFSTFLLRETFQAFVIVGMNYFFARLLLERNRKWLIAFSVALGISALTLRVTIIMPVLTFIYFWIYFKDLKISLAYTAMVAGIMLVMLSPWLIRTYLFYPDWRILRSVGTSHTFEVRNSYLKLEQDLASGFIDSAKFEQEYIRWKALSEKERFERSFSGYFSETSINGTTSLSIPAVAKTAWQRWRMAWLESLWVVKRDNQRIHLRPHSFYKSQGNTVWLAASFVGLLFGYMALPGIIIFFRRTNVILVAFIYFYALFYLISNDPRRMLPVHLFVFLFSCLGIYYVYCRVRKKDPNEIFNQEPGRFL; this is encoded by the coding sequence ATGAAGTTCCTGAAGAACAACCATCGTAGTGCGGTTATTACCATTGCGGCAACTGCCATAGTCTTTCGTATTTGTCTTAGCACATGGTACGACGTCGACTATTTGCCAAGTGACGGAATCGTTTATCACAACTTAGCCGTGAATATCGTATCCGGAAATGGATATTCCAAAAGCACTGAACCGCCCTTTGAACCATATTTTTTTCGCGAGCCGGCTTATCCATTTTTTGTGGCCGGAATCTATGGGATCTATGCGCAATTTGGAAATCTGACTTACCTGCAAGACAACCGTGAGGACATCAAGAATCATCCTGAAATCCTATGGGTGAAAATTATTCAATCCTTGATAAGTTCTGTTACCTGTATCTGGTTCTATGGTACGTTGATATTAATTCTTAAACCGCGAATAGCTTTTTTGATTTCTATGGCAGGAGCATTGTATGTTCCTCTCGCTATCTTTTCAACATTCTTATTGAGAGAAACTTTTCAGGCCTTTGTGATTGTCGGAATGAATTATTTTTTTGCGCGGCTTTTGCTTGAACGGAATCGAAAATGGCTGATAGCATTTTCTGTAGCACTCGGTATATCGGCTTTGACTCTTCGGGTTACGATTATTATGCCGGTGCTGACCTTCATATATTTTTGGATTTATTTTAAAGATTTGAAGATAAGTTTAGCCTACACGGCTATGGTAGCAGGAATCATGCTTGTAATGTTGAGTCCATGGCTGATTCGCACTTATTTATTCTATCCGGACTGGCGTATTCTTCGTTCAGTGGGTACCAGCCACACGTTTGAGGTGAGAAACTCTTATCTTAAGCTTGAGCAAGACCTCGCGAGTGGTTTTATTGATTCAGCCAAATTTGAACAAGAGTACATCCGATGGAAAGCGCTTTCGGAGAAAGAACGTTTTGAACGGTCTTTTTCTGGATATTTTTCAGAGACGTCAATCAATGGAACGACGTCCCTATCTATACCGGCCGTAGCTAAAACAGCGTGGCAACGATGGCGCATGGCTTGGCTTGAAAGTTTATGGGTAGTAAAAAGAGATAACCAACGAATCCATTTGCGCCCACACTCGTTTTACAAATCGCAGGGAAACACCGTTTGGCTTGCCGCCAGTTTCGTTGGGTTATTATTCGGATACATGGCGTTGCCCGGAATAATAATTTTTTTCAGGCGGACCAATGTCATTCTGGTGGCGTTCATTTATTTCTACGCTCTCTTTTATTTAATATCCAACGATCCGCGCCGAATGTTGCCGGTTCATCTTTTTGTTTTTTTATTTTCCTGCCTTGGCATTTACTATGTGTATTGCCGTGTACGAAAAAAAGATCCAAATGAAATATTTAACCAAGAACCCGGGAGATTTTTATGA
- a CDS encoding glycosyltransferase, whose protein sequence is MNAKKYVAVFRNNFLPYSETFIHEELKHHERYEPTVFARTWRNTERFPGHRVIYLEKIPGQKKPLEKFIYNRFRKSWSFEKEFRQSHFDLLHAHFGYNGTYAAPFARKYSLPLVVTMHGHDVTILCGQEKFKRHWKDYTAHFDELLETARLFLCVSDDLLNMLISIGCPRNKLLVHRPGIDLSMFVPPAEPVTKKHVVMIGRFVEKKGFEYGIRAFAKTLRKTGDAELTIVGDGPLRSAYEQVIRDHGIQKRVTFTGELMPRDVIKILRQTRVILAPSVTPKNEDKEGIPSIIKESLACGVPVIGSRHGGIPEIIDDGINGFLAQERDVDALSECLIHILNNDHLRHDMGQNARLKMERNYDIRITNQRLESIYDSVLS, encoded by the coding sequence ATGAATGCCAAAAAATATGTTGCAGTATTTCGCAATAATTTCCTCCCTTATTCCGAAACGTTCATTCACGAAGAATTGAAACATCATGAACGGTACGAGCCGACGGTTTTCGCCCGGACATGGCGTAATACGGAGCGATTTCCAGGTCATCGCGTGATTTATCTTGAAAAAATTCCCGGCCAAAAAAAACCATTAGAAAAGTTTATTTACAATCGCTTCCGTAAAAGCTGGTCATTCGAAAAAGAATTCAGGCAGTCACATTTTGATCTTCTTCACGCTCATTTCGGATACAACGGAACATACGCTGCGCCGTTCGCGCGTAAATATAGTTTACCGCTGGTTGTCACTATGCATGGTCATGATGTTACGATCCTGTGCGGACAAGAAAAATTTAAAAGACACTGGAAAGATTACACCGCCCATTTCGATGAGTTACTGGAAACAGCGAGATTATTTCTCTGCGTTTCAGACGATTTGCTCAACATGTTGATTTCCATCGGGTGCCCGCGCAATAAATTACTCGTCCATCGTCCAGGCATTGATTTGAGTATGTTCGTGCCTCCGGCAGAACCTGTCACAAAAAAACACGTCGTCATGATCGGCCGGTTTGTAGAAAAAAAAGGATTCGAATACGGTATTCGTGCGTTCGCCAAAACATTGCGCAAAACCGGTGATGCTGAATTAACCATCGTCGGCGACGGTCCTCTGCGAAGCGCATACGAACAAGTTATCCGTGATCACGGAATCCAAAAACGTGTTACGTTTACGGGTGAATTGATGCCCAGAGATGTCATCAAAATTTTACGTCAAACACGGGTCATTTTAGCCCCCAGTGTGACTCCGAAGAACGAAGATAAAGAAGGCATACCCAGTATCATCAAAGAATCTCTGGCCTGCGGTGTCCCGGTCATCGGCTCGCGACATGGCGGCATTCCTGAAATTATCGACGACGGCATCAACGGGTTCCTCGCTCAAGAGCGTGATGTCGATGCTTTGTCGGAATGTTTGATACATATTTTAAATAACGACCATCTTCGTCACGATATGGGACAGAACGCCCGGCTTAAAATGGAACGTAACTACGACATTCGCATCACCAACCAACGGCTGGAATCTATATATGATTCGGTTCTGTCATAG
- a CDS encoding oligosaccharide flippase family protein → MKETTTSKKAGIVLISNIITSSAQALILIVLARLLDRAVLGDVFKLVMIYKTAVILGNLGFSDNPYYFIPKITETARGRFLIQSLKILTLTGFCAGLISGAFFVYFFSDPVIAVVFLITITIELVTSMTPDFLIAVGRVKASSVFNIGMSVLNIGIMIGACYSFEQPIWPLTYSFLAYAVIRLFGSIWLLRRDLANRQTSLPDGLLAEQLQFGIPLGIANLAYRINKQVDNYIVAFLFNSATFAEYTVGSWEIPMVLKIPYSITAVYLTKYTKLFDEGKIKELQTQWLLVGEKVILLLVPIATFFLVFAPEFMHLVFGKQYEQAVTVFQIYTLTLYTRISSYSGLLKAFGESRNVLWRSLNLIGMNIVFNLIFIQFFGLYGAPIGTLTANLIALFLALRKISQVMHVPVSRLLPYSFHFKVTVLSLLLAAGVKYGLRWTGIEEILMVGAGATIYVVVFIVAGSLLGLIRREDRDYFIRFFGFAKTRQDRRIMGDH, encoded by the coding sequence ATGAAAGAAACCACTACTTCCAAAAAAGCCGGAATCGTATTAATCAGTAACATCATCACGTCGTCTGCACAAGCTTTGATCCTGATCGTGCTGGCGCGGTTGCTTGATCGCGCTGTTTTAGGCGACGTTTTCAAATTGGTCATGATCTATAAAACGGCCGTTATTCTCGGCAATCTCGGATTCAGTGATAACCCCTATTATTTCATTCCTAAAATCACCGAAACGGCACGCGGACGATTTTTAATACAGTCGCTGAAAATCCTGACGTTGACTGGTTTCTGTGCCGGATTAATTTCAGGCGCTTTTTTTGTGTACTTCTTTTCCGATCCGGTAATCGCCGTTGTATTTCTGATCACGATTACGATTGAATTGGTCACATCGATGACGCCGGATTTTCTTATCGCGGTCGGTCGCGTCAAAGCTTCGTCGGTTTTCAATATCGGCATGTCCGTATTGAATATTGGTATTATGATCGGCGCATGTTATAGTTTCGAACAGCCCATTTGGCCGCTCACTTATAGTTTTCTGGCGTATGCCGTAATCAGGTTATTCGGAAGCATCTGGCTGTTACGCCGCGATCTGGCCAACCGTCAGACTTCTTTGCCCGATGGCTTGTTGGCGGAACAGTTGCAGTTCGGTATTCCGCTCGGCATTGCCAATCTCGCTTACCGGATCAACAAACAGGTGGACAATTACATCGTAGCGTTTTTATTCAACAGCGCGACATTTGCCGAATACACCGTCGGCTCCTGGGAAATTCCGATGGTGTTAAAAATTCCTTACAGCATTACGGCCGTCTATCTGACGAAATACACTAAACTTTTTGATGAAGGTAAAATCAAAGAGCTGCAGACTCAATGGCTTTTGGTCGGAGAAAAAGTGATTTTATTGTTGGTTCCTATCGCAACATTCTTTTTAGTATTTGCACCGGAATTCATGCATCTCGTTTTCGGGAAACAATATGAACAGGCCGTCACGGTCTTTCAAATTTACACGCTCACACTGTACACGCGAATCAGCTCTTACAGCGGACTTCTTAAAGCTTTTGGCGAATCGCGCAATGTTTTGTGGCGCAGCTTAAATCTCATCGGCATGAACATTGTTTTTAATTTAATCTTTATCCAATTTTTTGGTCTTTATGGCGCTCCGATCGGAACATTGACAGCCAACTTAATTGCTCTTTTTCTCGCGCTCAGAAAGATTTCACAAGTCATGCATGTACCTGTCAGCCGTCTTTTACCCTACTCGTTTCATTTTAAGGTTACCGTGCTTTCATTACTTTTGGCAGCGGGAGTTAAGTATGGACTTCGGTGGACAGGCATTGAAGAAATTTTAATGGTCGGAGCCGGAGCCACAATTTACGTCGTCGTGTTCATTGTCGCCGGGTCATTATTGGGATTAATCCGCCGGGAAGACCGGGACTACTTCATTCGGTTTTTCGGTTTTGCAAAAACACGACAGGATCGTCGCATTATGGGAGATCATTAA
- a CDS encoding glycosyltransferase, whose product MIHSNEHSSTAIDKPVVKNVKKLRIAYFSDLEFPSNAVATKQIAKTADALQKAGISVDLFFPIPWDKIRLDKTRRLLEIRKYYGLSEKLCLNELPSPLPLLKRMHRPIFSRLAIRYIARLSYDVVYVRNLLHLRLALARGSQVIFETYRYTADEKNNRRIAMLAKQHNNFLGVITHSELTRQHLLALGAPPEKIITIYNGYDETEVPANISKIEARQRLNIDLNKKIICYTGNIGREKHVESILEIAQFLPEIHFYIIGGKHTADIHRLKNYAQSLGMNNYTVIPWLAPTELGSYLFAADALIIPPTAKPLLEGGQTVLPIKTFIYLAAGIPIIAPLMDDTSEILKHTLNAILLPPDRPRVNAWTIRELFLDHDLMENVSKNASATATTLTWTHRAEKIITFIRKRTAV is encoded by the coding sequence ATGATACACTCCAACGAACATAGTTCAACGGCAATCGATAAACCGGTTGTCAAAAATGTGAAAAAATTGCGCATCGCTTATTTTTCCGATTTGGAATTTCCGTCGAACGCTGTCGCGACGAAACAAATTGCCAAGACTGCCGACGCTTTGCAAAAAGCCGGAATATCGGTTGATTTATTTTTTCCGATACCATGGGACAAGATTCGACTGGACAAAACACGACGCTTACTGGAAATCCGTAAATATTATGGATTATCTGAAAAGCTTTGTTTAAACGAACTCCCTTCTCCCCTGCCGTTGCTCAAAAGAATGCATCGTCCGATTTTCAGCCGCTTGGCAATCCGATACATCGCACGGCTTTCGTACGACGTAGTATATGTTCGCAATCTGCTCCATCTCAGGCTGGCTCTTGCGCGGGGATCGCAGGTTATCTTCGAAACGTACCGATATACGGCAGATGAAAAAAATAATCGTCGGATTGCCATGCTGGCAAAGCAACATAATAATTTTTTAGGCGTCATCACGCATTCGGAATTGACACGGCAACACTTACTGGCTCTCGGCGCCCCGCCAGAAAAAATCATAACAATTTATAATGGTTACGACGAAACAGAAGTTCCGGCAAATATCAGCAAGATTGAAGCCCGGCAGCGATTGAATATTGATCTAAACAAAAAAATCATCTGTTACACCGGCAATATCGGCCGTGAAAAACATGTCGAATCGATTTTGGAAATTGCGCAATTTCTTCCGGAAATACATTTTTACATCATCGGCGGAAAACATACTGCCGACATCCATCGGCTGAAAAACTATGCTCAATCGCTCGGCATGAATAATTATACAGTCATACCATGGCTGGCTCCAACGGAATTAGGATCGTATCTTTTTGCCGCGGATGCACTCATTATTCCTCCGACGGCCAAACCGCTTTTAGAAGGCGGTCAGACCGTTTTGCCGATCAAGACTTTCATTTATCTTGCCGCCGGCATTCCGATTATAGCGCCTTTGATGGACGATACGTCCGAAATTCTAAAGCATACTCTGAATGCAATTTTATTGCCTCCTGACAGACCTCGTGTGAATGCATGGACGATCCGCGAACTTTTTTTGGATCATGACCTCATGGAAAATGTATCTAAAAACGCCTCGGCTACAGCGACAACGTTAACTTGGACCCATCGTGCAGAAAAGATCATTACATTTATCCGGAAGCGCACCGCCGTATGA
- a CDS encoding CDP-alcohol phosphatidyltransferase family protein, whose translation MKVTHVWIDATHIFAFKKLWGMTLMERVIRQVLESGIHHITVAASPDASQMLRPDFQKRYSHANVQWIDHLKNIPSEVVASEQLILLLEGHCVYDERLTDKFCRATVPAIAFDSGENYPLIAVVKAAEAKTFQHLLKPDQLRADLTKINVREMDSYYRRLRSYQPVYWIAVTCDDDLELADEYLKRSVHKGTNDLIAKFIHPPFEFALTRWICHTGIQPNHVTVFNIFLAFGAIPFFYTGHFAIALAMALTKGVTDGVDGKLARLTLRTTNFGDKLDHVSDTIYLNCYYIAMALYFSGGNTQTLPFLAMYWVIPTYFLDRVVRWLFMKRHHETVQDYRKIDVWFRLVQSNRNISMWTLLLCTLAGHPLWGFYGIIFWTPSNFVYYGCRYIYEFNRTRQGTGYLAAS comes from the coding sequence ATGAAAGTCACACACGTTTGGATCGATGCGACCCATATTTTTGCGTTTAAAAAGCTTTGGGGAATGACGCTCATGGAAAGAGTTATACGCCAGGTTCTTGAAAGCGGTATCCATCACATTACGGTTGCAGCATCCCCTGACGCATCGCAAATGCTCCGGCCCGATTTTCAAAAACGTTATTCGCACGCTAATGTCCAATGGATCGATCATCTAAAAAACATCCCTTCCGAAGTTGTAGCATCCGAGCAATTGATTCTTTTACTCGAAGGGCATTGCGTATACGATGAACGTTTGACCGATAAATTCTGCCGGGCAACCGTACCGGCCATCGCTTTCGATTCCGGCGAAAATTATCCGTTGATAGCCGTGGTCAAAGCTGCCGAAGCAAAAACGTTTCAGCATCTTTTGAAGCCGGATCAGCTACGCGCCGATCTAACGAAAATCAACGTTCGTGAAATGGATTCTTATTATCGCCGGTTGCGCTCATATCAGCCGGTCTATTGGATCGCTGTAACGTGCGATGACGATCTCGAATTGGCCGACGAATATCTGAAACGCTCCGTTCACAAAGGAACAAATGATCTCATTGCCAAATTTATTCACCCGCCCTTTGAGTTTGCTTTGACCCGGTGGATATGCCATACCGGAATTCAACCGAATCACGTCACGGTGTTCAATATTTTTCTTGCCTTCGGCGCCATTCCGTTTTTTTATACCGGTCATTTCGCCATCGCATTGGCTATGGCGCTCACCAAAGGTGTCACGGACGGCGTGGATGGAAAACTCGCCCGGCTCACTTTGCGTACAACTAATTTCGGCGATAAACTCGATCACGTTTCCGATACGATTTATCTTAATTGTTATTACATTGCTATGGCACTGTACTTTTCAGGCGGCAACACACAGACCTTGCCGTTTCTGGCGATGTACTGGGTCATCCCGACGTATTTTCTCGACCGGGTGGTCCGATGGTTATTTATGAAGCGGCATCATGAAACCGTCCAGGACTATCGCAAAATTGATGTGTGGTTCCGGCTTGTTCAATCCAATCGCAATATCTCCATGTGGACTTTGTTGTTATGCACGCTGGCCGGACATCCGTTGTGGGGATTTTACGGAATCATTTTCTGGACGCCATCCAATTTTGTTTATTATGGATGCCGGTATATTTATGAATTCAACCGTACACGTCAAGGAACAGGTTATCTGGCGGCATCATGA
- a CDS encoding NTP transferase domain-containing protein, translating to MNPHRPHEAVIIAAGNGSRIIPNVNVSHKCLIPILGQKLIRYIIYNLIAADIEQIYIVTGFESERLRHSIRKLTFPVKISFIHNDDWERGNGTSVFCASHVVHSKEFILTMADHWFSEDILMDIIHADFPNVLAVDSHVHNINDIQDATKVRMDADNRILAIGKNLESYNAIDCGIFRFKSFDIFAALQTAIGHNEYSLSGGVRELIKAGKMFAQNIEGKLWQDVDTLSDVQATVKKIQQYKAQKIQ from the coding sequence ATGAATCCTCACCGACCTCATGAAGCGGTCATCATTGCAGCTGGCAATGGATCGCGGATCATCCCCAACGTCAACGTATCCCACAAATGCCTGATTCCCATCCTCGGTCAGAAGTTGATACGGTATATCATTTATAATCTCATCGCCGCCGACATCGAACAGATATATATTGTTACGGGATTTGAAAGCGAGCGGCTCAGACATTCGATTCGTAAACTCACTTTTCCGGTTAAAATCAGTTTCATACACAATGACGATTGGGAGAGAGGCAACGGCACATCTGTTTTCTGCGCCAGCCACGTGGTTCATTCGAAAGAATTTATTCTGACTATGGCCGATCACTGGTTCAGCGAAGACATCCTGATGGATATCATTCATGCCGACTTCCCGAACGTGCTTGCCGTCGACAGCCATGTCCATAACATTAATGATATCCAAGATGCAACAAAAGTTCGCATGGACGCCGATAACCGGATCCTTGCGATCGGCAAGAACCTCGAATCATACAATGCGATCGACTGCGGAATTTTCCGATTCAAGTCATTCGACATTTTTGCAGCGCTTCAAACCGCAATCGGACATAACGAATATTCGTTGTCCGGTGGCGTCAGAGAATTGATCAAAGCGGGAAAAATGTTTGCTCAGAATATTGAGGGAAAGCTATGGCAGGATGTGGACACTCTCTCGGATGTACAAGCAACCGTTAAAAAAATTCAACAATATAAAGCACAGAAAATACAATGA
- a CDS encoding response regulator transcription factor — MRLLLVEDDKKVASFIIKGLTESGYAVDVKSDGRSGLDAALTEPYDLVILDWMLPQLDGIAVCKEIRKENIYLPILFLTAKELALDKVTGLDSGADDYLTKPFSFIELLARIRTLLRRGSRAVEELSADDLMMNVAERRVYRGGMFIDLSSKEFSILEYLLRNKNRLITRASLTEHVWNINFDRGTNLVDVYINYLRKKLDVGSKRPLIHTIRGSGYILKDVHA; from the coding sequence ATGCGGTTATTATTGGTCGAAGACGATAAAAAAGTAGCATCGTTTATCATCAAAGGTCTGACTGAATCCGGATATGCGGTGGATGTGAAGTCCGATGGACGTTCAGGGCTGGATGCGGCGCTTACGGAACCTTATGATCTTGTTATTCTGGACTGGATGCTGCCTCAACTGGATGGCATTGCGGTTTGCAAAGAAATTCGTAAAGAAAATATTTATCTGCCGATTCTTTTCCTTACGGCTAAAGAATTAGCCTTGGATAAAGTAACAGGACTGGATTCAGGCGCGGACGACTACCTGACCAAACCGTTTTCTTTCATCGAGTTGCTTGCCCGCATCCGAACGCTGCTGCGCCGCGGTTCTCGGGCCGTCGAAGAATTGTCCGCAGACGATCTTATGATGAATGTTGCAGAACGGAGAGTTTATAGAGGAGGAATGTTTATCGATCTGTCCTCGAAAGAATTTTCGATTCTCGAATATCTTTTACGCAACAAAAATCGCCTGATCACGCGTGCTTCATTGACGGAACATGTTTGGAATATCAATTTTGATCGTGGAACGAATCTGGTTGACGTTTATATCAATTATTTGCGCAAAAAGCTTGATGTCGGCAGTAAAAGACCTCTGATTCACACTATTCGTGGATCGGGGTATATTTTAAAGGACGTTCACGCATGA
- a CDS encoding HAMP domain-containing protein: MSLSLQTKFIIIFLALGIFVAGLTSGIFYGVFRHLVEVHLQSELTEEAQVFAELVTTHDGRIELKESNEWLEYEHIKNSEYSRFVTITDITYRTIRKTNNLGVWNFQDYYDFQPVNSTEAVNIDIDSVHVLCVVMPVRENDKTVAYILAASDVHQLSGYVSVLEEAAGYSIIPVVIISFIVAYVLANRVIRPLKKIRKAARGIDWQHLDLRLDTESTEPEIIRLTETLNRLFERLEKSFHQINEFSSNVSHELRTPLTILRGNIEVGLSKDRTAEEYVQILSELQEETLHVINIVDALLLLARADSHKIRIEKEPVDLKHYCQEVKKDWEVLCSLRQQTLTCAVNDLPLLPIDKKLFYQLMLNLVSNASKYSPIGSPIRISVNVNNGKTNQIEIHVNDEGIGIDPDELPRVFERFYRVDKSRSKEFGGSGLGLAICKMIAELHGGSISLLSERNKGTTAKIILPI; this comes from the coding sequence ATGAGCCTGAGTTTGCAGACAAAATTTATCATTATTTTTTTAGCATTGGGTATTTTCGTCGCAGGATTGACTTCGGGAATTTTTTATGGTGTATTCAGGCATTTGGTAGAAGTACACTTGCAATCTGAACTCACCGAAGAAGCGCAGGTTTTTGCAGAGTTAGTGACGACGCATGATGGACGAATCGAACTGAAAGAGAGCAATGAGTGGCTTGAATATGAACACATCAAAAATTCTGAATACAGCCGTTTTGTCACGATTACGGACATCACTTACCGAACGATCCGGAAAACCAATAACCTAGGTGTGTGGAATTTTCAAGATTACTATGATTTTCAACCGGTCAATTCAACTGAAGCGGTGAATATTGACATCGACTCTGTCCATGTATTATGTGTTGTCATGCCGGTTCGTGAAAATGATAAAACCGTGGCCTATATATTAGCTGCATCCGACGTTCACCAATTATCAGGATATGTAAGTGTATTGGAAGAAGCGGCGGGTTATTCCATTATTCCTGTGGTCATTATCAGCTTTATTGTTGCATATGTTTTGGCTAACCGCGTTATCCGTCCATTGAAAAAAATCCGAAAAGCCGCACGTGGAATAGACTGGCAGCATTTGGATCTGCGATTGGATACCGAGTCAACCGAGCCGGAGATTATCCGTCTGACGGAAACGTTGAACCGTTTATTTGAACGTTTAGAAAAATCATTTCATCAAATTAATGAATTTTCATCCAACGTTTCTCACGAATTGAGAACGCCGCTTACGATCCTGCGTGGTAATATCGAAGTAGGACTTTCAAAAGATCGTACGGCAGAGGAGTATGTACAAATATTAAGTGAATTGCAGGAAGAAACGTTGCATGTGATCAATATCGTTGATGCATTGCTGTTGCTGGCAAGGGCCGACTCCCATAAGATACGTATTGAAAAAGAACCGGTTGACCTGAAACACTATTGTCAGGAAGTTAAAAAAGACTGGGAGGTTCTGTGCAGTTTGAGACAACAAACGCTGACGTGCGCGGTGAACGATCTTCCGTTATTGCCAATAGACAAAAAATTATTTTATCAATTGATGTTGAATTTGGTGTCGAATGCGTCGAAATATTCTCCTATTGGATCGCCGATCCGGATTTCGGTCAACGTCAATAATGGTAAAACCAACCAAATAGAAATTCACGTGAACGATGAAGGAATAGGTATTGATCCTGACGAATTGCCGCGTGTATTTGAGCGCTTCTATCGTGTGGACAAAAGCCGTTCTAAAGAATTCGGCGGCTCCGGTCTGGGTTTGGCCATTTGCAAAATGATCGCCGAATTGCATGGCGGCTCGATCAGCCTTTTAAGCGAACGGAATAAAGGAACGACGGCAAAAATTATTTTACCCATTTGA
- a CDS encoding 5'-nucleotidase, lipoprotein e(P4) family: protein MKRIFLITAAFWFTATIASAQDKIAEPSLHDQYITSVLWQQVSGEYRALCYQAFNWARVALDQQIAGPKKTKPFAVIVDVDETVLDNSPYSARQILDRLNYPAGWEDWTLSATARAVPGALEFLQYAASKGADVFYVTNRNVREKNATIENLKSLGFPNADTLHVMVKTTQSGKEPRRQKVAETHEIALLVGDNLNDFSDVFEKKSVDDRFKAVENAKGLFGQKFIVIPNPMYGDWENALYNYNKLTEKEKIDIRKQGLRTK, encoded by the coding sequence GTGAAACGGATATTTTTAATCACAGCAGCTTTTTGGTTTACGGCTACAATTGCATCGGCTCAGGATAAAATTGCCGAGCCGTCTTTACATGATCAATACATAACATCTGTCCTGTGGCAACAAGTTTCCGGCGAATACCGGGCCTTGTGTTACCAGGCATTCAATTGGGCGCGCGTTGCGTTGGATCAACAAATCGCCGGACCCAAAAAAACGAAACCTTTTGCTGTGATCGTCGATGTGGATGAAACAGTTTTGGACAATAGTCCATACAGTGCGCGGCAAATTCTTGATCGTCTGAATTATCCAGCCGGATGGGAAGACTGGACATTATCTGCAACCGCACGGGCCGTACCGGGCGCTTTGGAATTTCTTCAGTATGCCGCGTCCAAAGGCGCCGATGTTTTTTATGTCACTAACCGGAATGTTCGCGAAAAAAATGCTACGATCGAAAACCTGAAAAGCCTTGGATTTCCCAATGCGGATACGCTCCACGTTATGGTCAAAACCACACAATCGGGAAAAGAACCGCGCCGGCAAAAAGTAGCTGAAACTCACGAAATTGCTTTACTCGTTGGAGACAACTTAAATGATTTTTCGGATGTATTCGAAAAGAAATCCGTCGATGATCGTTTCAAAGCTGTTGAAAATGCCAAAGGATTATTCGGCCAAAAATTTATTGTAATACCCAACCCTATGTACGGAGACTGGGAAAACGCTCTGTATAATTATAATAAACTGACAGAGAAAGAGAAAATCGATATTCGTAAGCAAGGATTACGAACAAAGTAG